A single genomic interval of Arthrobacter globiformis harbors:
- a CDS encoding FtsW/RodA/SpoVE family cell cycle protein, whose amino-acid sequence MSHADTMPKPRRNVELLLLVLALSVSIGANALISIDEQISLDTDFWFQSSLLAVASLVFHVVLRLRAKYADPVILPLVVALNGLGLAMIHRLDAPGEDTGNNQLRWTVIAMAVAIAVIWFLKDHRVLRRFTYISLAVSALLLILPLVPGISAGEILGARVWIRLGSMTFQPGEVAKITLAIFFAGYLSSNRDLIMLAGRKIGPMQFPRFKDMGPMITAWLVSIGVLIFQRDLGSSVLFFGLFIVMIYVATSRISWVVIGLTLILGGGFVASKVFSHVGLRIDSWLNAFTEEVFGRSPGGSGQIVEGLFGMASGGLVGTGLGQGRPNLVPFANSDMIIASFGEELGLIGLFAIVMMYLLLFTRGFRAALGTRDAFGKLLACGLSFAVALQCFVVIGGVTRLIPLTGLTTPFLAAGGSSLLANWIIVGLLLMISHTARGPVDTSPMQPGRTPEAQKPAPVTAAGSRQDRNTTQTLPDAPTEAVKHL is encoded by the coding sequence ATGAGCCACGCCGACACCATGCCCAAACCCCGGCGCAACGTGGAACTGCTGTTGCTCGTGCTCGCCCTGTCGGTCAGCATCGGCGCCAATGCACTGATCAGCATCGACGAACAGATCTCACTGGACACGGACTTCTGGTTCCAGTCCAGCCTGCTCGCTGTCGCGTCCTTGGTGTTCCATGTGGTCCTCCGGCTCCGGGCTAAGTATGCCGATCCGGTAATACTTCCGCTGGTCGTTGCCCTGAACGGCCTCGGCTTGGCGATGATCCACCGGCTCGACGCTCCGGGGGAGGATACCGGCAACAATCAGCTGCGCTGGACCGTCATCGCCATGGCCGTTGCCATCGCCGTGATCTGGTTCCTCAAGGACCACCGTGTCCTGCGCCGCTTCACCTACATTTCCCTGGCCGTCAGCGCCCTGCTCCTGATACTTCCGCTGGTCCCCGGGATCTCCGCCGGCGAAATCCTCGGCGCCCGGGTCTGGATTCGCCTCGGTTCGATGACATTCCAGCCTGGTGAGGTCGCCAAGATCACCCTCGCCATATTCTTTGCCGGGTATCTTTCCTCGAACCGCGACCTCATCATGCTGGCCGGCCGCAAGATCGGCCCCATGCAGTTCCCCCGGTTCAAGGACATGGGACCCATGATCACGGCCTGGCTCGTGAGCATCGGCGTGCTGATCTTCCAGCGCGACCTCGGATCGTCCGTGCTGTTCTTCGGCCTGTTCATCGTGATGATCTACGTGGCCACCAGCCGCATCAGCTGGGTGGTCATCGGCCTCACCCTGATCCTCGGCGGCGGCTTCGTGGCGTCCAAGGTCTTCTCACACGTTGGCCTGCGCATCGACAGCTGGCTCAATGCCTTCACGGAGGAAGTTTTCGGCCGTTCCCCCGGCGGCAGCGGCCAGATTGTGGAAGGCCTGTTCGGCATGGCCAGCGGCGGACTCGTGGGCACCGGCCTCGGACAGGGCCGGCCTAATCTGGTGCCGTTCGCCAACAGCGACATGATCATCGCCTCCTTCGGCGAGGAGCTGGGCCTGATCGGCCTCTTCGCCATCGTGATGATGTACCTGCTGCTCTTCACCCGCGGTTTCCGCGCGGCCCTCGGCACCCGCGACGCCTTCGGCAAGCTCCTCGCCTGCGGCCTGTCCTTCGCGGTGGCCCTGCAGTGCTTCGTGGTGATCGGCGGCGTCACGCGGCTGATTCCGCTGACCGGCCTCACCACGCCGTTCTTGGCCGCTGGTGGCTCCTCGTTGCTGGCCAACTGGATCATCGTTGGCCTGCTGCTGATGATCTCGCACACGGCCCGCGGCCCGGTGGACACCTCACCGATGCAGCCCGGCCGCACACCTGAGGCGCAGAAGCCGGCGCCGGTGACAGCCGCAGGAAGCCGGCAGGACCGGAACACCACACAGACTCTCCCAGACGCTCCCACCGAGGCGGTGAAACACCTGTGA
- a CDS encoding MFS transporter produces MQSADTAVTDLASAMKKFFRRVLPIMLVMLVCNQLNRSNIGYAQDHLQADVGIGAAAYGFGAGLFFIAYAIFELPSNVMMEKYGAKIWLTRIMISWGIVSFLMAFVQNETMFYVLRFLLGAAEAGFFPAVIFYFARWVPAGQRGKATAVFIAGSSVAAALSGPIAGLLLSLHDVLGLRGWQWLFGFEGVLSVVVGIAVFFFLDAKIQDAKWLTAGEKSALTATIVQEDAQHAKADGGKVNRWKMFLNPQILLLCGIYFSVQLSIYANTFWLPTIVKQIPGTTDLSVGFLSSIPWVCAVFAMYFAAKLQDKAKSKRPLLVAALLVAAVGTLAAAVASPVLALVFLAVAAMGFKSASPLFWTIPQSTLHPLVLAPAIAIINSLGNLGGFVAPFGFGIIKEQTGSVVPGLFALAAASTVAAILVYFLKERKPASDVAEKASAPGAAGLEPSTAK; encoded by the coding sequence ATGCAGTCTGCAGACACCGCTGTCACGGATCTGGCTTCGGCCATGAAGAAGTTTTTCCGGCGCGTGCTGCCCATCATGCTGGTCATGCTCGTGTGCAACCAGCTGAACAGGTCCAACATCGGCTACGCCCAGGACCATCTGCAGGCTGACGTCGGCATCGGTGCCGCGGCCTACGGCTTCGGCGCCGGGCTGTTCTTCATCGCCTATGCCATTTTCGAGCTTCCGAGCAACGTGATGATGGAGAAGTACGGTGCCAAGATCTGGCTGACCCGGATCATGATCAGCTGGGGCATTGTGTCCTTCCTGATGGCGTTCGTTCAGAACGAGACAATGTTCTACGTTCTGCGGTTCCTGCTGGGTGCTGCGGAAGCCGGCTTCTTCCCGGCCGTCATCTTCTACTTCGCCCGCTGGGTCCCCGCCGGCCAACGCGGCAAGGCGACCGCCGTCTTCATCGCCGGATCCTCGGTGGCAGCTGCCTTGTCCGGCCCCATCGCCGGTCTTCTCCTGAGCCTGCACGACGTCCTGGGCCTGCGCGGCTGGCAGTGGCTGTTCGGGTTCGAGGGAGTGCTCTCCGTCGTCGTCGGCATCGCCGTGTTCTTCTTCCTCGACGCAAAGATCCAGGACGCCAAGTGGCTCACGGCCGGCGAGAAGTCGGCTCTGACCGCAACGATCGTCCAGGAGGACGCCCAGCACGCCAAGGCCGACGGCGGCAAGGTCAACCGCTGGAAGATGTTCCTGAACCCGCAGATTCTCCTGCTGTGCGGCATCTACTTCTCGGTGCAGCTTTCCATCTACGCGAACACGTTCTGGCTGCCGACCATCGTCAAGCAGATCCCCGGCACCACGGACCTGAGCGTCGGCTTCCTCTCCTCCATCCCCTGGGTGTGCGCCGTCTTCGCCATGTACTTCGCGGCCAAGTTGCAGGACAAGGCAAAATCCAAGCGCCCGCTGCTGGTCGCCGCACTCCTCGTGGCCGCCGTCGGCACGCTCGCAGCAGCGGTCGCCTCCCCGGTCCTCGCCCTGGTGTTCCTCGCCGTCGCAGCCATGGGCTTCAAGAGCGCATCACCGCTGTTCTGGACCATCCCACAGTCGACCCTGCACCCGCTGGTCCTGGCCCCCGCCATTGCCATCATCAACTCCCTGGGCAACCTCGGCGGGTTCGTGGCACCGTTTGGGTTCGGCATCATCAAGGAGCAGACCGGAAGCGTTGTGCCTGGCCTGTTCGCCCTGGCGGCGGCATCGACGGTGGCAGCAATTCTGGTGTACTTCCTCAAGGAGCGGAAACCAGCCTCAGACGTTGCTGAGAAGGCATCGGCGCCGGGCGCAGCAGGGCTGGAGCCGTCAACAGCGAAGTAG
- a CDS encoding peptidoglycan D,D-transpeptidase FtsI family protein: MNQAIRHSWIAAIAMFALIFGAISYVQVVGADELKANPWNRRAILQNYCNDRGAILVGGSAIAESVPGNESCKFQRRYNQPELYAGLTGYFSRSYGVTGLEGAMDAQLAGSSDQLFFDRIGQLFLGNQPKGASVELTIDPKIQKLAYDLIPDGQRGSIVVTDPKTGNVLAMVSKPSYDPNLIATQDVAKEQAAYNEAIKVPGVNLNPSVSGPTGALLAPGSVFKLVDTAAALNSGKYNADSVLPNPAQMSFPGIQYQLPNYAGGNCYTRNTASFAFALQQSCNTPFASIARDLGENAIAQQASKFGFGQELGDQLKLDYAKSIFPSDLDAAGLAQSAIGQRDVRATPLQIALMTSAIANSGVQMAPNLIKAVRSPDLRVIDEPKPAALRTSTTPEIAGQITDWMTSVVSEGIGSGAAVPGVEVAGKTGTAELGNGLNNSWFTGFAPANDPQVSVTVVMQGVDITTGAQLTSPNAKKIFEAVLNK, encoded by the coding sequence GTGAACCAGGCCATTCGACATTCATGGATCGCCGCGATCGCCATGTTCGCCCTGATCTTCGGTGCGATCAGCTACGTCCAGGTGGTGGGCGCGGACGAGCTCAAGGCCAATCCGTGGAACAGGCGAGCCATACTGCAGAACTACTGCAATGACCGGGGGGCGATCCTCGTGGGTGGCTCCGCCATCGCCGAATCCGTCCCGGGCAATGAATCCTGCAAGTTCCAGCGCCGGTACAACCAGCCTGAACTGTATGCGGGGCTGACGGGATACTTCTCCCGGAGCTACGGGGTCACCGGCCTCGAAGGCGCCATGGATGCCCAGCTGGCCGGAAGTTCGGACCAGCTGTTCTTTGACCGGATCGGGCAGCTCTTCCTGGGCAACCAGCCCAAGGGCGCGTCCGTTGAGCTGACCATTGACCCCAAGATCCAGAAGCTGGCGTACGACCTCATCCCGGACGGCCAGCGGGGGTCGATCGTCGTGACCGATCCCAAAACGGGCAACGTCCTGGCCATGGTCAGCAAACCGTCCTACGATCCCAACCTCATCGCCACCCAGGACGTCGCCAAGGAGCAGGCTGCTTACAACGAGGCCATCAAGGTCCCGGGCGTCAATCTGAACCCCTCGGTCAGCGGCCCCACGGGCGCCCTGCTGGCACCGGGCTCGGTTTTCAAGCTGGTGGACACGGCAGCAGCCCTGAACTCCGGCAAGTACAACGCCGACAGCGTGCTGCCCAACCCGGCCCAGATGAGCTTCCCGGGCATCCAGTACCAGCTGCCCAACTACGCCGGCGGCAACTGCTACACGCGGAACACAGCGAGCTTCGCGTTCGCGCTGCAGCAGTCCTGCAACACGCCCTTCGCCAGTATTGCCCGCGATCTCGGGGAAAACGCGATAGCCCAGCAGGCCAGCAAGTTCGGCTTCGGCCAGGAGCTTGGCGACCAGCTCAAGCTGGACTACGCCAAGAGCATTTTCCCCTCGGACCTCGACGCCGCCGGACTGGCACAGTCCGCCATCGGCCAGCGCGACGTCCGTGCGACGCCGCTCCAGATCGCGCTGATGACGTCGGCCATTGCCAACAGCGGAGTGCAGATGGCTCCGAACCTGATCAAGGCCGTACGTTCCCCGGACCTCCGTGTCATCGACGAACCGAAGCCGGCGGCTTTGCGAACCTCGACGACGCCGGAGATCGCCGGACAGATCACCGACTGGATGACCAGCGTGGTCAGCGAGGGCATCGGCTCCGGCGCCGCCGTCCCCGGCGTCGAGGTCGCCGGCAAGACCGGCACCGCCGAGCTCGGGAACGGCCTGAACAACTCTTGGTTTACGGGGTTCGCCCCGGCTAACGATCCGCAAGTGTCCGTCACCGTCGTCATGCAGGGTGTGGACATCACCACCGGAGCACAGTTAACCAGTCCGAACGCAAAGAAGATTTTTGAGGCGGTGTTGAATAAGTGA
- a CDS encoding protein kinase domain-containing protein translates to MRPTSGITLGGRFQLTTRIAIGGMGEVWKAKDQILGRIVAIKVLKEEYTGDPGFLQRFRAEARHTALLNHVGIANVFDYGEEEGSAYLVMELVPGQPLSSIIEHEQVLSPDRTLSIMAQTARALSVAHAQGLVHRDIKPGNLLITPDGRVKVTDFGIARLADQVPLTQTGQVMGTAQYLAPEQATGQTATGASDIYSLGVIGYECLSGHRPFSGESQIAIALAQVNDAPPPLPESLPKPVRALLMSMLAKDPKNRPANAIKLAEAAEAIRNGDISAAHAAVPGMLLYEGGTGAMTAPVNIATAPTGVIGSEKSPTAATSALPVLGAAAAGAAAGGAAAAAAGNPADAAPTRAGSTLSRADALAAERSWDQEEDQYAAPYDGEPADEPERRKRSPWTWPLIALILLVLFAVAGILLSQGGFLFPGQSPAATTSSTPSRSVSTSSTPTPTQTSETPTPTPTPTPTPTQSTPAAINVIPDAYLGKQYSDVRAELIALGLKVNGDEVFNAATPGTVTDLNPSGPLQAGDTVKVTYSKGPKQIAVPDISTGSSESEVQSAIEKAGLRWQKGADEPGDPGQDAGTFVRSEPQSGREVDAGTVVTYHLSEALIPTPSSTPTPSGSPTGP, encoded by the coding sequence GTGAGGCCTACATCGGGAATCACCCTCGGCGGCAGATTCCAGTTGACCACGCGTATTGCGATCGGCGGCATGGGTGAAGTCTGGAAGGCCAAGGACCAGATCCTGGGCCGGATCGTGGCCATCAAGGTGCTCAAAGAGGAGTACACGGGCGACCCCGGATTCCTCCAGCGGTTCCGCGCCGAAGCCCGCCACACCGCGCTCCTCAACCACGTTGGCATCGCCAACGTCTTCGACTACGGCGAGGAGGAAGGCTCCGCCTACCTGGTGATGGAGCTGGTCCCCGGCCAGCCGCTGAGCAGCATCATCGAGCACGAGCAGGTGCTCTCACCGGACCGGACGCTGTCCATCATGGCGCAGACGGCGCGGGCACTGTCCGTGGCCCACGCCCAGGGCCTGGTGCACCGTGACATCAAGCCCGGAAACCTGCTCATCACCCCGGACGGGCGGGTCAAGGTCACCGACTTCGGCATCGCGCGCCTGGCGGACCAGGTGCCGCTGACCCAGACCGGCCAGGTCATGGGCACCGCCCAGTACCTCGCCCCCGAACAGGCCACCGGTCAGACCGCCACCGGCGCCTCGGACATCTACTCGCTCGGCGTCATCGGCTACGAGTGCCTCAGCGGGCACCGGCCGTTCTCCGGCGAATCCCAGATTGCCATCGCCCTGGCCCAGGTCAACGATGCGCCGCCACCCCTGCCGGAGTCGCTGCCCAAGCCGGTCCGGGCGCTCCTCATGTCTATGCTGGCCAAGGATCCGAAGAACCGCCCGGCCAACGCCATCAAACTGGCCGAGGCAGCCGAGGCCATCCGCAACGGTGACATCTCGGCAGCCCACGCCGCCGTTCCCGGCATGCTCCTGTACGAAGGGGGCACCGGCGCCATGACGGCCCCGGTGAATATCGCCACGGCACCAACCGGCGTGATCGGGTCGGAAAAGAGCCCGACGGCGGCTACCTCCGCGCTGCCCGTGCTCGGCGCGGCAGCCGCGGGAGCTGCAGCTGGCGGAGCCGCGGCTGCGGCCGCCGGGAACCCCGCCGATGCCGCCCCCACGCGGGCGGGGAGCACGCTGTCGCGTGCCGATGCCCTGGCCGCCGAGCGCAGTTGGGACCAAGAAGAGGACCAGTACGCGGCCCCGTACGACGGCGAACCCGCCGATGAGCCCGAGCGGCGGAAGCGCAGCCCGTGGACCTGGCCGCTGATCGCCCTGATCCTGCTGGTGCTGTTCGCCGTCGCCGGTATCCTTCTGAGCCAGGGCGGCTTCCTGTTCCCGGGCCAGAGCCCTGCCGCCACCACGTCGAGCACACCCAGCCGCAGCGTGAGCACCAGTTCCACGCCCACGCCTACCCAGACGTCGGAGACTCCGACGCCGACGCCCACACCGACGCCCACACCGACGCAGTCCACTCCCGCGGCCATCAACGTCATTCCGGACGCGTACCTCGGCAAGCAGTACAGCGATGTCCGCGCCGAACTGATCGCGCTCGGGCTCAAGGTCAACGGCGATGAAGTCTTCAACGCCGCCACACCCGGCACGGTGACGGACCTCAACCCGTCCGGCCCCCTGCAGGCCGGCGACACCGTAAAGGTCACCTATTCCAAGGGGCCGAAGCAGATCGCCGTCCCCGACATCAGCACAGGCAGCAGCGAGTCCGAAGTCCAGTCAGCCATCGAGAAAGCCGGTCTGCGCTGGCAAAAGGGTGCCGACGAACCCGGCGATCCCGGCCAGGATGCCGGAACCTTCGTCCGTTCCGAGCCCCAAAGCGGCCGGGAGGTCGACGCCGGCACTGTCGTGACTTACCACCTGTCCGAGGCGCTGATCCCCACCCCCTCGTCCACGCCGACTCCAAGCGGCTCGCCGACCGGACCCTAA
- a CDS encoding FadR/GntR family transcriptional regulator, which produces MSRNLTADLAADLRTRIVDGVIQPGEKLPSENTLIGEFGVSRTVVRSALTRLQAEGLVETERGRGSFALTPPPAGPTSGQPARAVVTAEDRLHLLEFRIGVETEAAALAAGNRTERQLNAMRQALSEFTDSGEHPAHAMKADFEFHKAVAAASGNPFYTDCLASLGQTMIAMPRTRLMTGVEHYARDHFEQVVHEHGSIFAAIADSDGAGASAAMRNHLANSRRRLRAGRE; this is translated from the coding sequence ATGAGCCGGAACCTGACCGCGGACCTCGCCGCCGATCTTCGCACCCGCATTGTCGACGGCGTCATCCAGCCCGGTGAAAAGCTTCCGAGCGAGAACACCCTCATCGGCGAGTTCGGCGTCAGCCGGACCGTCGTCCGGTCCGCGCTCACGCGGCTGCAGGCAGAGGGTCTCGTGGAAACCGAACGTGGGCGGGGCAGCTTTGCGCTGACCCCGCCCCCGGCGGGTCCGACGTCGGGCCAGCCCGCCAGGGCTGTGGTCACCGCCGAGGACCGGCTGCACCTGCTGGAATTCCGAATCGGGGTCGAAACCGAAGCGGCTGCGCTAGCGGCCGGAAACCGCACAGAGCGGCAGCTGAACGCCATGCGGCAGGCACTGTCCGAGTTCACGGACAGCGGCGAGCACCCTGCCCACGCGATGAAGGCCGACTTTGAGTTTCACAAGGCCGTTGCTGCAGCGTCGGGAAACCCCTTCTATACGGACTGTCTTGCCTCCTTGGGCCAGACCATGATCGCCATGCCGCGCACGCGGCTGATGACCGGCGTCGAGCATTACGCACGGGACCACTTCGAACAGGTTGTGCATGAACACGGGTCCATCTTTGCCGCCATAGCGGACAGCGACGGAGCAGGGGCCTCCGCAGCGATGCGCAATCACCTGGCCAACTCGCGGCGCAGGCTCCGGGCCGGACGCGAATAA
- a CDS encoding FhaA domain-containing protein: MGLLDKVERGIEKAVRGVFSTGSKAQVEPVEIASRLRREVDHKAITIAAGRTLVPNVFDVLLSDEDFLRAQEWGTPLAEELCDVVINHVRSQGYILQGPVRISFRRDESHRAGDFEITSKTEKSSGSAPAAPRANVPAAPSRQPVRLQPVLDIDGQRYSLNAPSVVLGRSSEADILVDDTGVSRRHLEIQTHGGTTTAVDLGSTNGSYVNGHKVAGSMELTDGSTITMGRTKIIFRLLPANAGGRQ; this comes from the coding sequence ATGGGTTTGCTGGACAAGGTCGAACGCGGCATTGAAAAGGCCGTCCGCGGTGTCTTCTCCACCGGTTCCAAAGCCCAGGTTGAGCCCGTGGAAATCGCGAGCCGCCTCCGCCGCGAAGTGGACCACAAGGCCATCACCATCGCCGCCGGACGCACCCTGGTGCCCAATGTCTTCGACGTTCTCTTGAGTGACGAGGATTTTCTGCGCGCCCAGGAATGGGGAACTCCCCTGGCCGAGGAACTCTGCGACGTTGTGATCAACCATGTCCGCAGCCAGGGCTACATCCTCCAGGGGCCTGTCCGCATTTCTTTCCGCCGCGACGAATCCCACCGGGCCGGCGACTTCGAGATAACCTCCAAAACCGAGAAGTCCTCCGGTTCAGCGCCGGCTGCTCCGCGGGCTAACGTGCCGGCAGCGCCAAGCCGCCAGCCAGTCCGCCTGCAGCCTGTCCTGGACATCGACGGACAGCGCTATTCACTCAATGCGCCCTCAGTCGTTTTGGGCCGTTCATCAGAGGCTGACATCCTGGTGGACGACACCGGAGTCTCCCGCCGGCATCTGGAAATCCAGACCCACGGCGGCACCACCACCGCCGTCGACCTGGGCTCCACCAACGGCAGCTACGTCAACGGACATAAAGTGGCCGGCAGCATGGAGCTCACCGACGGCTCCACCATCACGATGGGACGGACCAAAATCATCTTCCGCCTCCTGCCTGCCAACGCTGGCGGCCGCCAATGA
- the pknB gene encoding Stk1 family PASTA domain-containing Ser/Thr kinase: protein MTSQRVLNGRYELGELIGRGGMADVHRGLDTRLGRTVAIKLLRPDLARDPQFQARFKREAQAVAALNHPSIVAIYDTGEHTVPGDAHDQVRVPYIVMEFVAGKTLRDLIRAGDITIDQAVEYTLGVLSALEYSHKAGIVHRDIKPANVMYCANSDMVKVMDFGIARAVADSSATMTQTQAVVGTAQYLSPEQARGEAVDARSDLYSAGCLLYETLTGRPPFVGESPVSVAYQHVREKPEPPSNFNHEISGALDSVLEKALQKNRADRFQDAAAFRRALRAANNGIAVPALSPSEAPTDPNDIPEPHRTPPTEAFSMTGASFLDDAPVGRLRRTRDMDDDASVLPADAAAVYETAEHDQLPLGLPRERERSGLQKSRRRAWITTFVLFTLLVLAGGGLWFYNFLNQPPAEPARVAIPSVEKLSESEALQALYDAKLRPQIKRVQHDAIAKGTAIGTAPPAGSSLEPDSEIVLNISSGPSAVQIPETLPGRTEAAARDILRQAGLVGAPSTTMANSATVPAGLVITTKPAPGQQVAVGSTVEILVSTGKVVMPELRGMTRAEAEAALKELGLVAVISEAENSQVQPGKVTGQSDPINSLVEQGKAITVTVARAPAPAPAPTPTPTPTPTPSPTKGK, encoded by the coding sequence GTGACCAGTCAGCGCGTCCTGAACGGACGCTATGAACTCGGGGAACTCATCGGCCGCGGGGGCATGGCCGATGTGCACCGTGGCCTGGACACCCGTCTGGGCCGGACGGTCGCCATCAAGCTGCTCCGCCCGGACCTGGCCCGGGACCCCCAGTTCCAGGCCAGGTTCAAGCGCGAGGCCCAGGCCGTCGCAGCCCTGAACCATCCGTCGATCGTGGCCATCTACGACACGGGCGAACACACCGTGCCGGGCGACGCGCATGACCAGGTCCGCGTTCCCTATATCGTCATGGAGTTCGTGGCGGGCAAGACCCTCCGGGACCTGATCAGGGCCGGTGACATCACCATTGACCAAGCCGTGGAGTACACCCTGGGTGTCCTGTCTGCACTGGAATACAGCCACAAGGCCGGAATCGTGCACCGGGACATTAAACCGGCGAATGTGATGTACTGCGCGAACTCGGACATGGTCAAGGTCATGGACTTCGGCATTGCCCGCGCGGTGGCCGATTCCTCCGCGACCATGACCCAGACCCAGGCGGTGGTGGGCACCGCCCAGTACCTGTCGCCGGAGCAAGCGCGCGGCGAAGCAGTGGACGCCCGCAGCGACCTGTATTCGGCAGGCTGCCTGCTGTACGAAACTCTGACCGGCCGCCCGCCCTTCGTGGGTGAAAGCCCCGTATCTGTGGCGTACCAGCATGTCCGCGAGAAGCCGGAACCACCCAGCAACTTCAATCATGAGATCTCCGGAGCACTGGACAGCGTGCTGGAAAAGGCGCTGCAGAAGAACCGTGCGGACCGTTTCCAGGACGCGGCGGCCTTCCGCCGTGCGCTGCGGGCCGCCAACAACGGGATCGCTGTTCCGGCATTGTCGCCAAGCGAAGCGCCGACGGACCCTAATGACATTCCTGAGCCGCACCGCACGCCGCCCACCGAAGCGTTTTCCATGACGGGAGCCAGCTTCCTCGACGACGCTCCCGTGGGCCGCCTGCGCCGCACCCGGGACATGGACGATGATGCGTCCGTGCTGCCGGCCGATGCCGCGGCGGTCTACGAGACGGCCGAGCACGATCAACTTCCGCTGGGCCTGCCCCGCGAACGGGAGCGATCGGGCTTACAGAAGTCCCGCCGTCGGGCCTGGATCACGACATTCGTGCTCTTCACGCTCCTGGTGCTGGCCGGCGGCGGCCTGTGGTTCTACAACTTCCTCAACCAGCCGCCTGCCGAACCGGCACGCGTCGCGATTCCCTCGGTCGAGAAGCTTTCCGAATCAGAGGCACTGCAGGCGCTCTACGACGCGAAGCTGCGGCCACAGATCAAGCGGGTGCAGCACGACGCGATCGCCAAGGGCACCGCCATTGGCACCGCGCCGCCGGCGGGATCGTCGCTGGAACCGGACTCGGAAATAGTCCTGAACATCTCGTCAGGCCCCAGTGCCGTCCAGATCCCGGAGACGCTGCCGGGACGGACGGAAGCGGCAGCCCGGGACATCCTGCGTCAGGCGGGACTGGTGGGCGCGCCGTCCACCACCATGGCCAACAGCGCCACGGTTCCGGCGGGCCTGGTGATCACCACCAAACCGGCCCCTGGCCAGCAGGTGGCGGTGGGGAGCACCGTTGAGATCCTGGTGTCCACAGGCAAGGTGGTCATGCCGGAGCTTCGCGGCATGACCCGTGCCGAGGCCGAGGCAGCGCTCAAGGAGCTCGGCCTGGTTGCCGTCATCAGTGAGGCGGAGAACTCTCAGGTCCAGCCGGGCAAGGTGACCGGCCAGAGCGATCCGATCAACTCGCTCGTGGAGCAGGGCAAGGCCATCACCGTGACGGTGGCCAGGGCCCCGGCTCCGGCGCCCGCGCCCACCCCGACGCCGACGCCGACGCCGACGCCGAGCCCCACCAAGGGCAAGTAG
- a CDS encoding FHA domain-containing protein FhaB/FipA, which produces MSELTITALRFGFLLLLWVLIFSIVSAMRRDLMIGRKAATGAPTARQVRKNPELAEPAAAPPKQQARQLLVTEGPLKGRTVPLAASPILLGRAQEATLVLEDDYASGRHARLFPQGSRWFIEDLGSTNGTYLADQQLTRALPVDLGVPVRIGKTVIELRP; this is translated from the coding sequence ATGAGCGAACTGACCATCACAGCCCTGCGCTTCGGATTCCTGCTTCTTCTCTGGGTCCTCATCTTCAGCATCGTTTCCGCTATGCGGCGCGACCTCATGATCGGCCGCAAGGCCGCCACCGGGGCCCCCACGGCCCGGCAGGTGCGGAAGAACCCGGAACTCGCCGAACCGGCAGCGGCTCCGCCCAAGCAGCAGGCCCGCCAGTTGCTCGTCACCGAAGGTCCGCTCAAGGGCCGCACGGTCCCGCTGGCTGCCAGCCCCATCCTGCTGGGACGCGCGCAGGAGGCCACACTGGTACTCGAGGATGACTACGCTTCCGGCAGGCACGCCCGGCTCTTTCCACAGGGAAGCCGCTGGTTCATCGAGGACCTCGGCTCCACCAACGGCACCTATCTGGCCGACCAGCAGCTCACCAGGGCCCTGCCCGTGGACCTTGGTGTACCCGTGAGAATCGGCAAGACGGTCATTGAATTGAGGCCGTAG
- a CDS encoding aminodeoxychorismate/anthranilate synthase component II: MSTAKILVVDNYDSFVYTLVGYLQELGAETTVVRNDDVTLAEAIEMAETRDGILISPGPGSPSEAGVCIELIRWCGEKTKPMFGVCLGHQALAEAYGGTVTHAPELMHGKTSLVQHGGASVFAGLPSPVTATRYHSLAAVRDTIPEILEITAETASGVIMGLQHRTAPLCGVQFHPESVLTEGGYQMLGNWLESLGMKGAAERAAKLSPLIQH; encoded by the coding sequence ATGAGCACAGCAAAGATTCTCGTCGTGGACAACTACGACAGCTTCGTCTACACCCTGGTGGGCTACCTTCAGGAGCTGGGCGCCGAGACAACCGTGGTCCGCAATGATGATGTGACCCTCGCCGAGGCGATCGAAATGGCGGAAACGCGCGACGGCATACTCATCTCTCCCGGCCCGGGCTCGCCGTCCGAAGCGGGGGTCTGCATCGAGCTGATCCGTTGGTGCGGGGAGAAAACGAAGCCGATGTTCGGCGTCTGCCTCGGGCACCAGGCCCTTGCAGAGGCGTACGGCGGAACGGTGACCCATGCCCCGGAGCTCATGCACGGCAAGACCTCCCTGGTCCAGCACGGCGGGGCCAGTGTTTTTGCTGGCCTGCCGTCCCCCGTGACGGCCACGCGCTACCACTCCCTGGCCGCCGTCCGGGACACGATTCCGGAAATCCTGGAGATCACGGCGGAAACCGCCAGCGGCGTCATCATGGGGCTGCAGCACCGCACCGCGCCGCTGTGCGGTGTCCAGTTCCACCCGGAGTCCGTGCTGACCGAGGGCGGCTACCAGATGCTGGGCAACTGGCTCGAGTCGCTTGGCATGAAGGGTGCGGCCGAACGGGCAGCCAAGCTCAGCCCCCTTATCCAGCACTAG